A single region of the Changchengzhania lutea genome encodes:
- a CDS encoding SLC13 family permease — translation MKLIIIGLFIFFGMIFFIDLQPGKPEITYTAAIAGLMAFWWVSEALPIGVTSLLPIILFPVLGVLDGKAISSAYINYVIFLFIGGFIMALAMEKWDLHKRIALKVLSIVGGKPFMILFGFMFSSAFLSMWMSNTATAMMMLPIAFSVTAALEEVHGKRKISTYASGLLLAIAYSCSIGGIATLVGTPPNLSFLRIFEIIFPAAPEISFGQWLTFAFPITIIVFIFTLFFLYYIYRPKEKIETLEKSFFIDKYKELGKVTPEQKRVFGLFILLALLWVFRKRIDLGFMTTPGWSTLLKNPKFINDGTVAIFVAVLLFIIPSSKKREALVSWKITQKLPWHIVFLFGGGFALAKGFLDSGLSNYIGNLLAGAGNFSPTMLVASLTVIMSLLTEFTSNTATTEMMLPIISGLATEIKINPLLIMLSVTLAASMAFMLPIATPPNAIVFGTGKLKMAQMIKTGLFINLFAIIIITILTLTWGALIFDIDPRVFPEWANQAVTNPEH, via the coding sequence ATGAAATTGATTATTATTGGGTTGTTTATTTTTTTTGGAATGATTTTCTTTATTGACCTTCAACCAGGCAAGCCAGAGATAACCTATACCGCAGCTATAGCAGGGCTTATGGCTTTTTGGTGGGTAAGTGAAGCATTACCAATTGGGGTAACATCTTTATTGCCAATAATACTCTTTCCTGTTTTAGGTGTTTTAGATGGTAAAGCAATTTCTAGTGCTTATATAAATTATGTCATTTTTTTATTTATTGGCGGATTTATTATGGCCTTAGCCATGGAGAAATGGGATCTTCACAAAAGAATTGCGTTAAAAGTGTTGTCAATTGTTGGGGGCAAACCATTCATGATTTTATTTGGGTTTATGTTTTCATCGGCATTTTTATCAATGTGGATGTCTAATACAGCTACCGCTATGATGATGTTGCCAATAGCGTTCTCAGTTACAGCGGCATTAGAAGAAGTACATGGGAAACGGAAAATAAGTACTTATGCTTCTGGTTTATTGTTAGCCATAGCATATTCATGTTCCATAGGAGGCATTGCAACTTTGGTAGGAACGCCTCCTAATCTTTCATTTTTAAGAATTTTCGAAATTATTTTCCCAGCAGCCCCAGAAATTTCATTTGGACAATGGTTAACTTTTGCATTTCCAATTACTATAATAGTTTTTATTTTCACCTTGTTTTTCTTGTATTATATTTATAGACCAAAAGAAAAAATTGAGACATTAGAGAAGTCATTTTTTATAGATAAATATAAAGAGCTAGGGAAGGTGACTCCAGAGCAAAAGAGAGTATTTGGGTTATTTATACTTTTAGCTTTATTATGGGTGTTTAGAAAACGTATTGATTTAGGGTTTATGACTACTCCAGGCTGGAGTACATTACTTAAAAACCCGAAATTTATAAATGATGGTACTGTAGCCATTTTTGTGGCCGTATTATTATTTATTATTCCATCTAGTAAAAAGAGGGAAGCACTAGTTAGTTGGAAAATTACTCAAAAGTTACCATGGCATATTGTGTTTTTATTTGGAGGAGGGTTTGCTTTGGCAAAAGGATTTCTGGATTCTGGATTATCCAATTATATTGGAAACTTATTAGCAGGAGCTGGGAATTTTTCGCCAACAATGCTCGTAGCATCTTTAACGGTAATAATGTCCTTATTAACCGAATTTACGTCAAATACGGCTACAACAGAAATGATGTTACCAATAATCTCAGGTTTAGCTACTGAAATAAAAATTAATCCGTTATTAATAATGCTGTCAGTAACATTAGCAGCTTCGATGGCGTTTATGCTTCCCATTGCAACACCACCAAATGCCATAGTTTTTGGTACAGGGAAATTGAAAATGGCACAAATGATTAAAACTGGATTATTTATTAATCTTTTTGCAATAATTATAATTACGATTTTAACATTAACTTGGGGGGCTTTAATCTTTGATATTGACCCAAGAGTATTCCCAGAATGGGCCAATCAGGCCGTCACAAACCCAGAACATTAA
- a CDS encoding ROK family protein: MDRELLGVDIGGTNFKIGRVKKSTIEEEICVGVDIGLNEEETINKLIKIIDSVITTDTQGIGVGVPGVVDSLTGIVYDVQNIPAWKEIALKKILHQRYKIPVFINNDANCFALGEKIFGKGKNYENFIGLSIGTGLGMGIIINNRLYNGMLCGAGEIGMLHYKDSIIEQYASSFFFSNNYGISAKDLGEIAKKGDVLGLNAFVEFGLHLGEAIKNILYMFAPEAIILGGSISKAYPYFKQSVEISLKSFAYQKQIENLKIETSNQPGLAILGAAALCLQELNYPL, from the coding sequence ATGGACAGAGAATTGTTGGGTGTAGATATTGGAGGTACCAATTTTAAAATAGGACGAGTAAAGAAGAGTACAATTGAAGAGGAAATATGTGTAGGTGTTGATATCGGTTTGAATGAAGAAGAAACTATAAATAAGCTTATAAAAATTATAGATAGTGTAATTACTACCGATACTCAAGGCATCGGAGTTGGCGTACCAGGTGTTGTAGATAGTTTGACGGGAATTGTTTATGACGTTCAAAATATACCAGCATGGAAAGAAATTGCATTAAAAAAAATATTACATCAACGATACAAAATACCGGTATTTATAAATAATGATGCTAATTGTTTTGCTTTAGGAGAAAAAATATTTGGCAAGGGCAAAAATTATGAAAATTTTATTGGTCTTTCTATAGGAACAGGATTAGGAATGGGTATTATCATTAATAACCGATTATATAATGGAATGCTTTGTGGTGCTGGAGAAATTGGGATGTTACATTATAAAGATAGTATTATTGAGCAATATGCCAGTAGCTTTTTCTTCTCTAATAATTATGGCATTAGCGCCAAGGATTTGGGTGAGATAGCTAAAAAGGGAGATGTCTTAGGTTTAAATGCCTTTGTAGAATTCGGATTGCATCTTGGTGAAGCCATAAAGAATATTTTATACATGTTTGCACCAGAAGCTATTATTTTGGGTGGCTCAATAAGTAAAGCATATCCATATTTCAAACAGTCAGTAGAAATATCATTAAAGTCATTTGCCTATCAAAAACAAATAGAAAATTTAAAAATAGAGACATCCAATCAACCGGGATTGGCCATTTTGGGTGCCGCAGCTTTATGCTTGCAAGAACTAAATTACCCACTTTAA
- a CDS encoding PIG-L deacetylase family protein has translation MIKKVFLYTWINTILLGSIVKIEAQNKIDKELNIIVFGAHPDDCDNKIGGTAALFAEMGHHVKFVSVTNGDAGHFNKGGGALAKIRRAEAKEAAKRLGIEAYTVLDNHDAELFPTLDVRHQIIREIRNWNADVVITHRPVDYHPDHRYTGVLVQDAAYLVIVPNVAPDTPPLEKNPVFLYLQDHFQKPYTFQPDIAVDITSTLNKKMNGLDAHESQFYEWLPWTEGDLANVPNDKSKRFEYLKKIWGGKGTITSEIRQSLIKWYGTKVGNSVEYAEAFEICEYGKQPTDEEILELFPMLNSK, from the coding sequence ATGATAAAAAAAGTCTTTTTATATACTTGGATAAATACGATACTTTTAGGTAGTATTGTGAAGATTGAAGCTCAAAATAAAATTGATAAAGAATTGAATATAATTGTTTTTGGAGCGCATCCCGATGATTGTGACAATAAGATTGGTGGCACTGCAGCACTTTTTGCAGAAATGGGACATCATGTAAAATTTGTTTCTGTTACTAATGGAGATGCAGGTCATTTTAATAAAGGAGGAGGCGCACTTGCAAAAATTAGAAGAGCAGAAGCTAAAGAAGCAGCAAAGAGATTAGGCATAGAAGCATATACTGTATTAGATAATCATGATGCTGAACTCTTCCCAACATTGGATGTAAGACACCAAATAATCAGAGAAATAAGAAATTGGAATGCAGATGTTGTGATTACGCATAGGCCTGTAGATTACCATCCAGATCATCGGTATACGGGAGTATTAGTGCAAGACGCAGCGTATTTGGTCATTGTTCCAAATGTTGCTCCTGATACACCTCCTCTTGAGAAAAACCCAGTATTTCTTTATTTACAAGACCATTTCCAAAAACCATATACTTTTCAGCCAGATATTGCTGTTGATATTACAAGTACATTGAATAAAAAAATGAATGGTTTAGACGCCCATGAATCTCAATTTTACGAATGGTTGCCTTGGACCGAAGGTGATTTAGCAAATGTTCCAAATGATAAATCCAAGAGATTTGAATATCTCAAAAAAATATGGGGTGGTAAAGGTACTATTACGTCTGAAATTAGACAATCTCTTATAAAATGGTATGGAACAAAAGTAGGTAATTCGGTTGAGTATGCTGAAGCTTTTGAAATATGCGAATACGGAAAACAACCAACAGATGAAGAAATTCTGGAACTTTTCCCCATGTTAAATTCTAAATAA
- the nagB gene encoding glucosamine-6-phosphate deaminase: MKTTETQAKIKFSQPGTFEDIRFEKIHNVVFSNSEEGSICVAAEMAELIKSKQENNKLCILGLATGSSPIKVYEELVRMHKEEELSFYNVVTFNLDEYYPMDKDSVHSYYYFMHQHLFNHIDISAENINIPNGTILQDDLHQYCINYDLKIKEYGGLDFQLLGIGRTGHIGFNEPGSHYNSGTRSITLDHLTRVDAAPSFLGMDNVPKKAVTMGIGTVKKAKRIVLLAWGHNKAIIVKKTIEREITSDVPASYLQEHSNTTFVLDEGASSECTRIKKPWIVNSCVWNEELKGKAIIWLCGKVKKPVLKLIDKDYNNHGMADLLSQEGSAYDLNLWMFNCLQHTITGWPGGKPNADDTYRPERANPKKKRVLILSPHPDDDVISMGGTLDRLVEQGHEVHVVYQTSGNIAVTDEEALKYVEVCKEILPTSVQKVVQQIIDVTKRHEATKIAPPAVRNLKRIIREKESLAAMRFLGVPEKNVHFLKMPFYETGTVKKNKLSEEDVKLLVNIIKEIKPHQIYEAGDLSDPHGTHRTCLDALQLALKELKNQPFFKDCWIWLYSGAWDEWKIHEIDMAIPLSPDQVIKKRHAIFYLQSQKDRVMFQGDDSREFWVRAEDRNTNTALNYQALGMAEYSAMEAFKRMIL; this comes from the coding sequence ATGAAAACCACAGAGACTCAAGCCAAAATTAAGTTTTCTCAACCTGGTACTTTTGAAGATATAAGATTTGAAAAAATACATAATGTCGTTTTTTCAAATTCAGAGGAAGGATCAATTTGTGTAGCGGCAGAAATGGCTGAATTAATTAAAAGTAAACAAGAAAATAATAAACTTTGTATTTTGGGTCTCGCTACAGGTTCTTCTCCAATAAAAGTTTACGAAGAATTGGTTCGCATGCACAAAGAAGAGGAATTGAGTTTTTATAATGTGGTTACTTTTAATTTAGATGAATATTATCCAATGGATAAAGATAGTGTACATAGTTACTATTATTTTATGCACCAACATTTATTCAACCATATAGATATCAGCGCTGAAAATATTAATATTCCGAACGGAACAATTTTACAAGATGATTTACACCAATATTGTATAAACTATGATTTAAAAATTAAAGAATATGGTGGATTAGATTTTCAGCTTTTAGGAATTGGAAGGACTGGGCATATTGGATTTAACGAACCTGGTTCACATTACAATTCAGGGACAAGAAGTATTACCCTAGATCATTTAACAAGAGTTGATGCTGCCCCATCTTTTTTAGGAATGGATAACGTGCCTAAAAAAGCCGTTACAATGGGTATTGGTACAGTTAAAAAAGCAAAGCGGATTGTATTATTGGCCTGGGGACACAATAAAGCAATTATTGTAAAAAAAACTATTGAAAGAGAAATTACATCCGATGTGCCTGCTTCCTATCTCCAAGAGCATTCAAATACTACCTTTGTGTTGGATGAAGGAGCATCGTCAGAATGCACCAGAATTAAAAAACCTTGGATTGTTAACAGTTGCGTATGGAATGAAGAATTAAAAGGCAAAGCTATAATATGGCTATGTGGGAAAGTTAAAAAGCCTGTACTTAAACTTATAGATAAAGATTATAACAATCACGGAATGGCCGATTTACTCTCACAAGAAGGCTCAGCTTATGATCTAAACCTCTGGATGTTTAATTGTTTACAGCATACCATTACTGGGTGGCCTGGTGGAAAGCCCAATGCTGATGATACTTACAGACCAGAACGAGCCAACCCAAAAAAGAAGAGAGTCCTTATTTTGAGTCCACATCCGGATGATGATGTTATTTCTATGGGAGGAACATTAGACCGACTAGTGGAACAGGGTCATGAAGTACACGTGGTGTACCAAACATCGGGTAATATAGCAGTAACTGATGAAGAGGCTCTTAAATATGTTGAAGTTTGTAAAGAAATATTGCCAACATCTGTGCAAAAAGTGGTTCAACAGATTATAGATGTTACAAAAAGGCATGAAGCAACCAAAATTGCCCCTCCTGCCGTTCGTAACTTAAAAAGAATTATTAGGGAAAAAGAATCTTTAGCGGCGATGCGTTTTTTGGGTGTTCCGGAAAAGAATGTGCATTTTTTAAAAATGCCATTTTATGAGACGGGTACTGTGAAAAAAAATAAATTAAGTGAGGAAGATGTTAAGCTATTGGTCAATATAATAAAAGAGATTAAACCTCATCAAATCTATGAGGCTGGAGACCTATCTGACCCACATGGCACGCATAGAACATGTTTAGATGCCTTGCAATTGGCTTTAAAAGAATTAAAGAACCAACCCTTCTTTAAAGATTGTTGGATTTGGCTTTACAGCGGTGCCTGGGATGAGTGGAAAATACATGAAATTGATATGGCAATACCGTTAAGCCCTGATCAGGTAATAAAAAAACGGCATGCTATTTTTTACCTCCAATCTCAAAAGGATAGAGTAATGTTTCAAGGTGATGATTCTAGAGAGTTTTGGGTACGTGCAGAGGATAGGAACACGAATACCGCATTAAATTATCAAGCCCTTGGAATGGCAGAATACTCAGCTATGGAGGCTTTTAAAAGAATGATACTTTAG
- a CDS encoding exo-rhamnogalacturonan lyase family protein, producing the protein MKTRIIFLLLLFFIIKGYAISPKQIPIKIENNKIGAPITIGIPFPKGELFSVDNIRLFGSNGKEIACQTTEVTTWQPADGSIKWIWVFFFSEKSSDYLLEYGNEIAPIKLKERIISSNNMRPRGGITVNTGPLSFSINKMGSGFLDEIHLDSDHDGKFSKNELISSAPNNKRGTFLDILDDAGIDMSNAKIHEVFREKGSGPLHVIFRVEGTYFYNQKDNNPSPFEIRIHAYAGKTYIKVLHTLIYTGVPDKHKIQEGEHYNIATQNEKICSEDTANDPGWTQPNDQISGCGLSLVYHLDKDQQVLTPIYDDEWSVKNSKERIVQFDASLIEKTTLLQTGPKQNNPTGVSTPTERIKGFEAKVYQNKTSIESVQKAKGWIDISDSSKGIAIGIKNFFQEYPKELQIDPKTGTVTGYIWPTDADPMSFERKNTKKDGGMLGNFAQGVAKTTEFIYYFHNKATGSEIDNIMDYSLKSPVAHTSAEWYTGSKVYGNMAPFSKKHPEYENALQYKYDWWIYNQNWEAWYGMFDHGDGKAYYFNGKWYMWNNNEPTIDFMFWTNFMRTGKAEYYYAAQNMSKHTMDVDNIHWPKKRKYIGENNDAIDYWNYEDEEASTPYLGIGRRHGREHWSALLSAHVWVQGWIASYYITGDGRALEVAKMTGDTYINRIWGDHDLRGRRLYLSILNLIEIYDATKLEKYKKELDDRIQVLLSLQKEQGGNLILDRYGYSQNYATKGLYKYWQLTNDNSVKKALVDHARWVKDLPPLNHEMESYLATIYSLILGYEFTGNRIYLDEALERAKVLKVDRLNDNFTNQKEYSEALLNISKLPTGEDGAHTIWKIDNGLRVFGWTHAYNIPYLLYYIDQAK; encoded by the coding sequence ATGAAAACTAGAATTATTTTTTTATTACTGTTATTTTTTATAATAAAAGGATATGCAATTAGTCCAAAACAGATACCTATTAAAATAGAAAATAATAAAATTGGAGCTCCAATTACAATTGGAATCCCTTTCCCAAAAGGCGAATTATTTTCTGTTGACAACATACGTTTATTTGGTAGTAATGGAAAAGAAATAGCCTGTCAAACTACTGAAGTAACAACTTGGCAACCCGCAGATGGCAGTATTAAGTGGATATGGGTCTTTTTCTTTTCAGAAAAATCATCTGATTATTTATTGGAATATGGAAATGAAATTGCACCAATTAAACTGAAAGAGCGAATTATCTCATCTAATAATATGAGACCTCGTGGAGGTATTACTGTAAATACGGGGCCTTTGTCATTTAGTATTAATAAAATGGGAAGTGGGTTTTTAGATGAAATTCATTTAGACTCAGATCATGATGGTAAATTTTCTAAAAATGAACTAATTTCATCTGCTCCAAACAACAAAAGAGGTACTTTTTTAGATATTTTGGATGATGCTGGTATTGATATGTCAAATGCAAAGATTCATGAGGTATTCAGAGAAAAAGGATCAGGGCCCTTACATGTTATTTTTAGAGTTGAAGGAACTTATTTTTATAATCAAAAAGATAATAATCCCTCTCCATTTGAAATCAGAATCCATGCTTATGCCGGTAAGACATATATCAAGGTGCTACATACTTTAATTTATACCGGAGTGCCGGATAAACACAAAATACAAGAAGGAGAGCATTATAACATAGCAACACAAAATGAAAAGATATGTTCTGAAGATACTGCTAATGACCCTGGATGGACGCAACCTAATGATCAAATATCTGGATGTGGGCTAAGTTTGGTTTATCATTTAGATAAAGATCAGCAAGTACTTACCCCTATTTATGATGATGAATGGTCAGTAAAAAATTCAAAAGAAAGAATTGTTCAATTTGATGCTTCTCTTATAGAGAAAACAACATTACTTCAAACAGGACCTAAACAAAACAATCCAACTGGCGTTTCCACTCCAACCGAGAGAATTAAAGGTTTTGAGGCAAAAGTGTATCAAAATAAAACCTCAATTGAAAGTGTACAAAAAGCAAAAGGTTGGATTGACATCTCAGATTCTTCTAAAGGAATTGCTATAGGAATAAAGAATTTCTTTCAAGAATATCCAAAGGAATTACAAATTGATCCAAAAACAGGGACAGTTACCGGGTATATATGGCCTACCGATGCTGATCCGATGAGTTTTGAAAGAAAAAACACTAAGAAAGATGGTGGTATGCTGGGCAATTTCGCACAAGGTGTTGCTAAAACAACAGAATTCATTTATTATTTTCATAATAAAGCAACAGGTAGTGAAATAGATAACATTATGGATTATTCGTTAAAATCGCCGGTTGCACATACATCCGCCGAATGGTATACAGGTTCTAAGGTGTACGGAAATATGGCGCCGTTTTCTAAGAAACATCCTGAATATGAAAATGCCCTTCAATATAAATATGATTGGTGGATTTATAATCAAAATTGGGAAGCTTGGTATGGGATGTTTGATCATGGTGATGGTAAAGCTTATTATTTTAATGGAAAATGGTATATGTGGAATAATAATGAGCCTACTATAGACTTTATGTTCTGGACAAATTTTATGCGAACAGGAAAAGCTGAATATTATTATGCCGCTCAAAATATGAGTAAGCATACCATGGATGTTGATAATATTCATTGGCCAAAAAAACGAAAATATATAGGAGAAAACAATGATGCCATTGATTATTGGAATTATGAAGATGAAGAAGCATCAACTCCATATCTTGGCATAGGAAGAAGACATGGCAGGGAGCATTGGTCTGCGCTGCTGAGTGCTCATGTGTGGGTTCAAGGCTGGATTGCATCATATTATATAACCGGAGATGGAAGAGCCCTTGAAGTAGCAAAAATGACTGGTGACACCTATATAAATAGAATTTGGGGAGATCACGATCTAAGGGGGAGGCGACTTTACTTGTCTATCCTAAATTTAATTGAAATTTATGATGCCACTAAATTGGAGAAATACAAAAAGGAACTTGATGATAGAATTCAAGTATTACTTTCTCTGCAAAAAGAGCAAGGGGGAAATCTTATATTGGATAGATATGGATATAGTCAGAATTATGCTACCAAAGGCTTATATAAATATTGGCAATTAACGAATGATAACAGTGTTAAAAAAGCACTAGTAGATCATGCTCGTTGGGTAAAAGATTTACCACCTTTAAATCATGAAATGGAATCTTACTTAGCTACCATTTACTCTTTAATTCTGGGATATGAGTTTACAGGGAATCGAATTTACTTAGATGAGGCCCTTGAAAGAGCTAAAGTGTTGAAAGTTGATCGTTTAAATGATAATTTCACTAATCAAAAAGAATATAGTGAAGCACTATTAAATATTTCTAAATTACCAACTGGCGAAGATGGAGCACATACTATATGGAAAATTGATAATGGGTTAAGAGTTTTTGGTTGGACACATGCCTATAACATCCCTTATCTCTTATATTATATAGACCAAGCTAAATAA
- a CDS encoding PIG-L deacetylase family protein — protein sequence MKKTIIVLLLLVTGVFTNAQNSQNQPLKIIAFGAHPDDCDSKFGGTAAIFAKMGHKVKFVSLTNGDAGHQSEGGGALGKRRRAEAQRAGKILGVTYDVLDNHDAELIPTLHVRHQVIRKIREWDADIVLGLRPNDYHPDHRNAGVVVQDAAYLVIVPNVTPDTPPLKKNPLFLYMKDRFQKPYPFSKDIAVVIDNVVDKKIKALAAHDSQMFEWLPWTNGMKESEIPKGADEKLAWLKKRYAAQKNWSENDKDAIKKWYPALDPANINHVEFFEICEYGKQPSIEEIKQLFPMIGKK from the coding sequence ATGAAAAAAACAATAATAGTATTACTCCTGTTAGTTACAGGCGTATTTACAAACGCCCAAAATAGTCAAAATCAACCCTTAAAAATAATCGCTTTCGGGGCACACCCTGATGATTGTGATTCTAAATTTGGAGGAACTGCAGCAATATTCGCTAAGATGGGTCATAAGGTAAAATTTGTTTCACTCACTAATGGTGATGCAGGTCACCAAAGTGAAGGGGGTGGTGCTTTAGGAAAAAGAAGACGTGCTGAAGCACAAAGGGCTGGAAAAATTTTAGGTGTTACCTATGATGTTCTTGACAATCATGATGCTGAGTTAATTCCAACCTTACATGTAAGACATCAAGTTATAAGAAAAATACGTGAATGGGATGCTGATATCGTATTGGGGTTAAGGCCTAACGATTATCATCCTGATCATAGAAACGCCGGCGTAGTTGTGCAAGATGCCGCCTATTTGGTAATTGTTCCGAATGTAACTCCTGATACTCCACCGCTTAAAAAAAATCCGCTTTTTCTTTATATGAAAGATCGTTTTCAGAAACCATATCCATTTTCTAAAGATATAGCTGTAGTTATCGATAATGTTGTAGATAAAAAAATCAAAGCCCTTGCTGCTCATGATTCACAAATGTTTGAATGGTTGCCATGGACAAATGGTATGAAAGAAAGTGAAATACCAAAAGGAGCCGATGAAAAATTAGCATGGTTAAAGAAACGCTATGCGGCTCAAAAAAATTGGAGTGAAAATGATAAAGATGCTATAAAAAAATGGTACCCGGCTTTAGATCCCGCAAATATTAATCATGTAGAATTTTTTGAAATTTGCGAATACGGAAAGCAACCCTCAATAGAAGAAATAAAGCAGTTGTTTCCAATGATTGGAAAAAAATAG
- a CDS encoding MFS transporter, translating into MTTTSKRYYHIIGLVMLIFFVISFITNILNSIIVDVRESFDLSLTLTGLLPFAFFIAYGVMSIPAGFLSEKYSDKKLLAFSFLVMILASLLFVIFPGYLAFSITLFSLGCSMAILQVIINPMLRVAGGGEHFAFNSVLAQLIFGLASFLSPYLYKYLVNDVTRDENSVAVILKSLVPDNLPWVSLYVVFSIIAFLLLIIVLVTKYPKIEKKEDEKAGDSSSYIKLLKNKWTLLYFIGIFCYVGTEQGVGNWISQFLLEYHSLDAQTVGANTVAYFWAMLTIGCLLGLLLLKIMDSRKVLIFATVATIISLVFALTGTSEVSLIAFPLIGFFISVMWSIIFSLGLNSIRNHHGSLSGILCTGIAGGAVVPFIVGWLGEISNLRTGMFFLIIPLIFILSVGFWAKPLVNNKTIQL; encoded by the coding sequence ATGACCACAACTTCCAAAAGATATTACCATATCATAGGCTTAGTAATGCTCATATTTTTTGTTATATCATTTATTACAAATATCCTTAATTCAATTATTGTTGATGTAAGGGAAAGTTTTGATTTAAGCCTAACGCTCACAGGCTTATTGCCATTTGCTTTCTTTATCGCCTATGGTGTAATGTCTATACCTGCGGGATTTTTATCCGAAAAATATAGTGATAAAAAGCTTTTAGCATTTTCTTTTCTAGTCATGATTTTGGCATCTTTACTTTTCGTTATTTTTCCCGGATATCTGGCTTTTAGTATTACCCTTTTTAGTTTGGGCTGTAGCATGGCTATTTTACAAGTAATCATTAATCCTATGTTACGTGTTGCAGGAGGAGGAGAACATTTTGCATTTAATTCAGTCTTAGCACAATTAATTTTTGGTCTTGCATCTTTTCTAAGCCCTTATTTATATAAATATCTAGTCAACGATGTCACCAGAGATGAAAATAGTGTAGCTGTTATTTTAAAAAGTTTAGTACCAGATAACCTTCCATGGGTGTCATTATATGTGGTGTTTTCTATAATAGCATTTTTATTACTTATAATTGTTCTGGTTACTAAATATCCGAAAATTGAAAAGAAGGAAGATGAAAAGGCGGGAGATTCTAGTTCATACATTAAACTTTTAAAAAATAAATGGACACTCCTATATTTTATTGGAATCTTTTGTTATGTAGGTACTGAACAGGGCGTAGGTAATTGGATTTCACAATTTTTGCTTGAGTATCATAGTTTAGATGCACAAACTGTAGGAGCAAATACGGTTGCTTATTTCTGGGCAATGCTTACTATTGGATGTCTGTTGGGTTTACTTTTATTAAAGATAATGGACAGTCGAAAAGTTTTAATTTTTGCAACTGTTGCTACTATAATTTCATTGGTATTTGCTCTTACCGGAACTTCAGAAGTCTCTTTAATTGCATTTCCACTTATCGGCTTTTTTATATCAGTAATGTGGTCAATTATTTTCTCTTTGGGGCTCAATTCTATAAGAAATCATCATGGTTCGCTTTCTGGAATTTTATGTACTGGTATTGCCGGAGGAGCCGTCGTTCCGTTTATTGTGGGATGGCTGGGGGAAATTTCAAATTTAAGAACTGGTATGTTTTTTCTGATAATTCCTTTGATTTTCATCCTATCTGTTGGGTTTTGGGCAAAACCTTTAGTAAATAATAAAACGATCCAATTATAA